GACAATGTTGTAAATCCGAATAGTTGAACCTTCGCTAACCCTGCCAAAATAGATATATCTTCCTCCATATTTCGCATCACCCTTCTTCCAGGGACTTGGATAGGCAAAGGCATCATCGTTTGTTGGAGTAAATGTTATGGTTGGTGTTCCTCCTAAGGTGAAGGTTGAGAAATGAGGAACATAAGCCCAGGCGACATTTTGTGTGCCATTAACAAAGGTAGTTAGTGCTGTCCATGTTCCATTGTTCCATAGATAGATAATAAGGTTTTCTTCCCTTATATTCGTCTTATCAACCAAACCATTATTATCATTATCCGAATAGGCAAAAGAAACAGTTGCTGAACCTACTAATGATTGTGTTCCAAATAACTGGTCTTGCTCATCCTTAAGTTCAATGTTATAGATAACCCCGGCAAAACTAATTCCTGATGGTAGATTTCCTGGTAAGTCTGATTGGGATGTTGAGGTTGAAATAGAAACTGTAACATCTGGTGGTAATGTTCCTGTGCCAAACTCTATTACTGCTGATGTTATTGTTCCAAAGGTTACTGTGCCTTGCCGGGTATGGACAAAAACTGTGATTGTGGCTATCCCTATTACTGTCCCATATCTTGCTGTAATTATATCTCTTCCTCCATTTGGTGAGGTAGTGATGGTTGCAGAACCTGTCCAGAAACCAGAATTTAGATTGATTGTAGATGGTGTAATGGAATTTGTCGTATTTGTCAATGTAGCTGCTCCTGAAACAGTAGTTACTGTGTTCCCATATTTATCCCTGGCTATAGCATTAAGGGTAAATGAGTTAGTTATTGTAGTTGTTGCTGGTGCAATAATACTAAGTTGGCTAACTGTTCCTGGAATAACAACAACTGTAGTTGTTGCAATGATGTCTATTGTTGTTGCAGTTATTATGTATGTTCCTACAGTAGTTAGACCTTGAACTATGATTGTTGCTGTGCCGTTGGTAGTTGTGGCTGTTCCGATGAACGGATTGTAACTAAACCAGACAATCGTTCCATCCTGGACAGGATTGTTGTTCTTATCTGTTACATAAGCAGAAATGGTTGATGTGCCATTATCAGCATTGATTGTTGATGGATTTGCTGTCAGGGTCATTGTTGCTGGATTGCCTGCAAGGACAGTGATTGTTATTGTAGCAAGGGGGGTTTCTGTTGTTGTTGCTGTAATTGTATAGATGCCCGTTTTTGTTCCTTTAAATGTATTTGTGGCTGTGCCATTTAAAGTTGTTGATGTTGCCATATCTGCTCCCTGCCAATACACAATTGTTCCATCTGAAACAGGATTGCTGTTCGCATCCCTTACGCAGGCATAAAGGGTTGATGTCCCACCGGCTGTAATAGTTTGAGGAATTACGATTAAGGTTAAGGTAAAAGTAGATGGTGGCGGTGGAGTTCCCTGAAATTCATAGGCACCCATATCAACCCTACCATTCAGTATGCGTGGTTTGCCATCTTTATCTTTGTCAGGAATGCCAGGAGCGGTGTTTAAGCCCTGGTCTATGCAAGGGGAAGAAAATTGAAGGTGAAAGTCAATTGAGCTTATAAATTGAGGGTTTTGGGAGATGTCGTGTGCTCCAGCCGAGCAATTGTAATAATCACCTGAAGAATTATTCCAGACATCGTTGTAATCAATATTAGGATTGCCAGAATATTTGTAGATGCCATACCGATTATTTACAATAATGTTGTTAGTGATCTGTGGGGAGGAGGAGGAGCAGTAGATGCCATCATCATCATTCCCTGAGATTGTGTTGTTGGTGATGGTTGGAGAGGANNNNNNNNNNNNNNNNNNNNNNNNNNNNNNNNNNNNNNNNNNNNNNNNNNNNNNNNNNNNNNNNNNNNNNNNNNNNNNNNNNNNNNNNNNNNNNNNNNNNGAGGAGCAGTAGATGCCATCATCATCATTCCCTGAGATTGTGTTGTTGGTGATGGTTGGAGAGGAGGAGGAGCAGTAGATGCCCCATCTATTCCCCGATATTGTATTGTTGGTGATTTGTGGGGAAGAGTGGGAGCAGTAGATGCCATCATAGCCTGCTCCTGTTATTGTAAATCCTGTGATTGTTCCATTCGCATTTGAACCATCAAAAGTTACTGTGCTTGTACTTACAAGACCAGAGGCTATAATTGTTGTAGAATTACTTCCGTTTCCAATTAAGGCAATCCTCTTCTTAATATAAATTGCCTCATTATAAACTCCTGTTGGAACTAAAACCTTTCCACCATTTGGACAAGCATTTATCCCTTGCTGGATGGTTGTATATGTTCCAACAAATTCCCCTGAGGTATCATAGACTTCAATTGGTGGTTGAGGGGTAATTATATCAGTATAAACCTTTAAACATACATTTGTGTCAGGATAATCAGCAGTAATATCTGACCAAGTGGTACCATATTTACTCACATAACTTTGTCCAGAGATTGCGGTAGCATTACTACTGTAATCAACCCAAGGCATTTCTATAGTAATTGGATAATTA
The window above is part of the bacterium genome. Proteins encoded here:
- a CDS encoding right-handed parallel beta-helix repeat-containing protein, translated to SSPTITNNTISGNDDDGIYCSSSSPQITNNIIVNNRYGIYKYSGNPNIDYNDVWNNSSGDYYNCSAGAHDISQNPQFISSIDFHLQFSSPCIDQGLNTAPGIPDKDKDGKPRILNGRVDMGAYEFQGTPPPPSTFTLTLIVIPQTITAGGTSTLYACVRDANSNPVSDGTIVYWQGADMATSTTLNGTATNTFKGTKTGIYTITATTTETPLATITITVLAGNPATMTLTANPSTINADNGTSTISAYVTDKNNNPVQDGTIVWFSYNPFIGTATTTNGTATIIVQGLTTVGTYIITATTIDIIATTTVVVIPGTVSQLSIIAPATTTITNSFTLNAIARDKYGNTVTTVSGAATLTNTTNSITPSTINLNSGFWTGSATITTSPNGGRDIITARYGTVIGIATITVFVHTRQGTVTFGTITSAVIEFGTGTLPPDVTVSISTSTSQSDLPGNLPSGISFAGVIYNIELKDEQDQLFGTQSLVGSATVSFAYSDNDNNGLVDKTNIREENLIIYLWNNGTWTALTTFVNGTQNVAWAYVPHFSTFTLGGTPTITFTPTNDDAFAYPSPWKKGDAKYGGRYIYFGRVSEGSTIRIYNIVGELIDEIFVTDCPQEWDIQSKNLASGIYIYCITGGAGGKKVGKFGVIK